GGGGTGTGGCGGCCTCTTCAGGGGAATTGGCGGCCATACTCAACAACGACCTGGTGCTGGCCCGAGACTGGCTGCAGAGTCTGCTGCAGGAGGTGCGTCCACCTTGGGACATGTGGGCTTCGCGTATCGTTGTGGCCGACGATCCCCGACAGATCGACAGCGCGGGCGACGGAATGGCGGTGGTGGGAGCGGCCTTCAAACACGGCCATGGACTCCCCGCGGCCGACTACCTGCGCTCCCGAGAGGTCTTCAGTCCCTGCGCCGCGGCAGCCCTCTACCGCCGCTCCCTGCTGAAGAAATTAGGCGGCTTCGATGAAGACTTCTTCCTCATCTACGAAGATGCCGACCTGGGTTTTAGAGCCCGCCTGGCGGGCCACCGCTGCTACTACGTGGCCGGAGCCGAGGTGCGTCACCACGTCAACGCCAGCATCGGTTCCCTGAGCCGCAACTACGTCTTCTTCGGACGGCGCAATTCCTCTTTTCTCTTCTGGAAGAACATGCCCTGGCCTTTGTTG
The genomic region above belongs to Acidobacteriota bacterium and contains:
- a CDS encoding glycosyltransferase family 2 protein, encoding MSLIVINYDGMRWIDECLQSIMDQSRPAQQVVVVDNASSDGSADHVRRRWPQVQLVQLKENLGFPAACNRGVAASSGELAAILNNDLVLARDWLQSLLQEVRPPWDMWASRIVVADDPRQIDSAGDGMAVVGAAFKHGHGLPAADYLRSREVFSPCAAAALYRRSLLKKLGGFDEDFFLIYEDADLGFRARLAGHRCYYVAGAEVRHHVNASIGSLSRNYVFFGRRNSSFLFWKNMPWPLLLLYLPERLLFEAMAAAYFVLKGRGPEVLRAKWAALRSLPTVWKKRRKIQSARTLPVGELRRQLTRNWLKGRLKPGR